In one Dermacentor albipictus isolate Rhodes 1998 colony unplaced genomic scaffold, USDA_Dalb.pri_finalv2 scaffold_11, whole genome shotgun sequence genomic region, the following are encoded:
- the LOC139051251 gene encoding uncharacterized protein: MKKLEARPALVRAAVSFPAEAMLKKRRSCSSLAPCEDGGVTPGLPDGADGSMHQCSSTATLSGGAGQRLATVKPTHSDESLAELFALIESNPCLWKNDSRSFKNRRLKRRLWDRFAVHLQKHFPMLGPFAGDNLRYVYSIKRQQYYDELKDKTQWTKNGELEYAGRWKFFDCLSFLRVHSKSYRAAVISPLLHFEE, translated from the exons atgaaaaagctCGAGGCCCGTCCGGCTCTTGTCAGAGCTGCGGTGAGCTTCCCTGCGGAAGCGATGCTAAAGAAGCGTCGTTCCTGCTCGAGCTTGGCTCCGTGCGAAGACGGCGGCGTGACGCCGGGTTTGCCCGACGGTGCTGACGGCTCGATGCACCAGTGCTCCAGCACTGCCACTCTGTCCGGGGGCGCCGGGCAGCGGCTGGCGACGGTCAAGCCTACTCACAGCGACGAGTCATTGGCCGAGCTGTTCGCCCTCATTGAAAGCAACCCCTGCCTCTGGAAGAACGACTCGAGGAGCTTTAAAAACCGGCGACTCAAGCGTCGCCTTTGGGATCGCTTTGCCGTTCACCTCCAGAAGCATTTCCCCATGCTGGGACCGTTTGCCGGTG ACAACCTACGATATGTGTACAGTATCAAGAGGCAGCAGTACTACGACGAGTTGAAGGACAAGACTCAGTGGACAAAAAACGGAGAGCTCGAATACGCCGGTCGGTGGAAGTTCTTCGACTGCCTCAGCTTCCTGCGGGTTCACTCGAAGTCCTACCGGGCTGCCGTCATTAGTCCACTACTTCACTTCGAGGAATAG